DNA from Aedes albopictus strain Foshan unplaced genomic scaffold, AalbF5 HiC_scaffold_514, whole genome shotgun sequence:
CCGGTTCTCAACCGGTATCCCAGCCGCCCTCATCAACGACCGGTTCCCGTGCCGGTATTTCATTCGCTCCAGTCCAAGTCCGACACTCTTCCGACATGGAAGCAGTCCCGATGCGTGACCGGATCTTGTCCGGTGCTCCAGATCCCGTACGTGGCCGAATCCGTTCCGACGTCGAAGCTTCCAACCCCGATGACCGGATTGCATCCGGTGCAAGAGCAGTACCCGTGTGCTGACGAACCAAATCCAAAGCGACCCGATGTAaccggaattcctccgaagttGAAGCCGTTCCTGTTGACAGCTGAAGCTTCACCGGTGACTACGCCGGCTCTGATGTCCATCGGTGCCAGCCCGGTGAAGAAGCCAACCACTACGTCTTTCGACGCCCGTTCGGCGACCAAACCGACCATGATGTCCGCCGGTTCCCCTCCGGTGAACAAAACGATCTCGCCGTCCGCTGCAGCCAGTCTAGTGGACATTTCCACCCCGATGGCCGTCGGTTCCCATCCGATGGTTAAGCCGACCACGATGTCCGTTGGAACCAGTCCAGCGTGCAGTTCCGCTCAGAGGTCCGCCGGTACTAGTCCGGTGGTCATGCCGATCCCGATGTCCACTGGAACCAGTTCAGTGGGCAGCTCCGACCTGAAGTTCACCGATGCCAATTCGGTGATCAAGTCCGCCCTGATGGCCGTCAGTTCCCTTCCGATGGTCAAGCCAACACCGATGTCCGCTGGAGGCAGTCCAGTGGGCAATTCCGCCCAGAGGTCCATCGGTACCAGTCCGGTGGTCACGCCGATCCCGATGTTCACTGGAACCAATCCAGTGGGCAACTCCGCTCTGAGGTTCACCGACGCCCGTTCGGTGATCAATTACGACCAGAGGTCCATCGGTACCAGTCCGGTGATCAAGCCAACCCTGAGGTCCGCCGGTGCCCTTCCGGTGGTCAATTCCGCCCCGATGTCTGTCGGTCCCTTTCCGGCAGTCAAACCGACCTTGCCGCCCATCGAAGCCAATCCGCCTCCAAAGTCCACTGGAACGAGTCCAGTGGTGAAGCCGACCGTGATATCCACCGGAGCCAAACCGGAAGCCAAACCCTTCAACGACTCAGCCGGTCTCTGTCCGTTAGCCAAGCCATCCCCGAAGCCCAACGATCTCCGTTCGGTGACCCAGTCAAACCCGACGTCATCCAGCACTGTTGCAGTGAACCCGCCGGCCCCAACAATGAAGATCAACGAGACAAATCGAACGAAGAAGCGAACCCCACCGATAGCCGGAACCCGTCCGGCACGCAATCGAGTCCAGAGCAGGACACATCAAGTGCAAACCCCGAAGACAACAGAAATCCGCCCGGCAACAAGTTGTGCCCTCATGCCCTCTGGAATCCGTCCGATCACGAGAACATCAACGAGGAAGCAGTGGATCGTGGTGGCCCTGAAGTTCGGTCAACCACCACTGGATCCACTACCGGTCAACGCGACTGGTGTTTTCGAACAGCTTCATTCCGACACGCGGCCGAGGAAACCACCAGATGTACCTCCGAAGCAAATCCGACCCAGTGAAGCCATTGTGGAGCGTGTGTCCCGAACGCGTCCACCCAAAGACCTGATCAAGAGGCTGGTCAGCATTCTCCCACCTATTCTGGCCGGGGAGTATGTTCGCGCCAACGCAAAGTGGTAACCATAAATGTGTTAGTCCCAATTTTCTTTACAACATGCCACGTCATCCATCTGCCGATTCAACCATCTCTTCCCGCCGAACGATGACATGATTGATCATGCCCGAAACCATCAACCGTCCTCGTGATCTATGTGCCAGCAGCAACCATCATCGTCAACGCCCGAACCAATCAGCATCTTGTATGCAAGGAATTTTCCTCCATCTCCAAAGCCGTCACCGTTGTGCATCCATCTCCTTCCATCTCATTCAGTGTGTTGAGTACGCTCGACACCGCCACCGCAAAAGAGTGAACTTTCAACCTCCGACCGAAACAGTTCGCGATCAACCGACCGAAGTTATTAGATTCGACCCCGACGTTCCGAACCCGAAACAACGAAATACAGTATCTTTAGTTAAGTTTAGTTAAGTGAAAAGCCGTCTTTTTCTTGTGCCAGTGGAAGCAAGGGTCTTACAGTCCACCCTTGAATCGAACTACCGGTCCCGAATCCGTTCACCCCGCAAAAtccccgttccacgacggaacaGGGGTAGCTGCGGCAGCTGGTATCTCGAAGTCATCACTAACGGGCGTACAGCGAATTAAAGGAAGAGAAAGATTGAGGTTTTACTGGGTCGATTTTCCAAATCCACATAGCTCAAAGAACCATCTCTCGAGTGTCTGATATAAGTTATCCTCGTTCTATAAAAATGCATTCAATCTCCGAGGAAACGAAATTGAGATGTAATTAACTAGTCAATATTAGCATACAACATTAATACACTAGGTTCTGTTATTTTACGATGTAGCTCTGACTCCAATCTTATCTGATAAATAgataggttcgattcccggtcggtctaaaAACTTTTTGTAATAGAAATTTCCCTGAGTTTCTGGGACAAAAAGTATCTTCGTGCTCgtcacacaatatacacatgcaaaatagtcattgaccGAAAAGGTTTCGGTTGATAatttgtggaaatgctcatagaacgctgagctgagaagcaggctccaAATAGGAATGTAACGACAAAAAGCAGAAAATGTAACCAGTTGTTTCGACACCGCTCGGCCGCTACATCTTCTCTTATGCACAGATTAGAAAAGTTCAACTTACCATGAACGGATTACCAAAATGCCCGAAGTGATTCGCCGAAGCTGTCGCAGTGCCATTAAATTGTGGCCCAACGGCAGTCGGATGATGGAAGGCATTGGTGAACCCGACTCCGTTCGTCACGTTTCCGTTCTGCAGCAGATGCGGATGCACGAATCCGTTCTGGTATGGCGACGTTGCGTAGAAACCATTGCTCGATGGCGGCGTCGTTCCCGGTATGGTCCAGCTCAGCGTTGGCGTCTGTTGTGCTGGCTGTTGGAACGGATTTGCTGTCTTGAAGGGGTTCGCACTGGATACTGTAAAAGGCAAAGCAAACAAAATATAATTAGTACCTTAGTGTCTCTTGGACGTTGCTCTTCCGTCCGACACACATACCCTGATGGACATCGTTAGCATGGTTTCCATTAATTAGCCCACTACTCGCCGTGCTACTGGATGTGCCGTTGGTGTTGTTATTGTTTGTTTCATGTTCGAACTTAATTTCCCGGAACTGGTCATCCAGATCTTTGAGGGCTGCGTACCTATCTACGGACGGCGTCGCTGAGCTGAGTGCTGTGGAGGATTTTGCACTGCCGGATATCGGAAGACCTGTAAGAAATAAACAGCACATGGTTTTGAAAGATGCAAAGTAGATACTGAGGGTAGATACATTTTTGAAATTCTAAAAAGGCAAAACTTGTAGCATTAAACATACTACAGCTTTTTAAAAAGAATCAGTAAACCAAATAGGCTGTGAATAAGTAGATAAGAACTCATAATAGAAACCATTCTAGTCGGATTTTAGAAAACCTACAGAAACCTTATGTTTGAATATGAATATTATTGATTTATGTATGTGAAACATTCACCTTCGTTGACtagtaccgtcagtgtaccagtaaccgctcatgacccaattatagccgctcactgttgcaaaaatcaagtttacacACATAAATACTGTCTTTTCGGTGCtaatattcttggacaatataaattagacgagagcaaagccattttatgcaatatttatcggataacataaattttctgctattctgctattctgctattctgctattatcaacgcatcccctggctttcgcccatctgcgttgtcttttcactaggcaatacgtctaccaattgatgtttatgggcttgccggaccaagtcatgtaggtaagccaaacaccccacctacaactgttgggtaggcaccattgtcccgcccactggtcttttacagctagttgtaggtgcatgtgtgcgtgtaagtattggagtgtgtgtgtcagtgttggtgtattgtaggcgccaactcgttctaatccactctgatagctaacaccctattgaaccattacccttaaatttcgcaatctatgaaatagaatgagttaaacgcctgtaaaaaacagtcagttaaatcaaacaaggaatattagtattaaagcgaagatacaacgaagcaacgccccgaacctcgagagcacaaaccccaagaaccaaatgacaggcagcgccgataagtcgatcgactggccaccatcagtgaataaccaatcgagtaaaccccccagcacaaactgccaccagctctcccgacctgcgcccaacaaatccgaggcacagcccagccttagcttcaccttaaaaccaaaatctagattacagagcacaatacttcccaagtaaccacgcagctcgagccgcaaatcacgcacaacacggcacaaataagacaaacactaccacgcccgtacaaccgaaaccgacctagagtagagaagggtctctttccactccaacccggactcaactgcacccacagggcagcgcacctcacccacaccgcactcattcatgcatcactgtccgagccgcacggtgacctgggttgagtctatctgcatgacctcgcccaacccgtaacgcagagtttaaatccctctcttgcattacaaagtactccctcttcccaaaaatctgtgcgtggtataaatgagatcttaaggctgaagaaatcgtcaaaaatacaaccgccaacactgagcactcaatgatgtcggccttatcaacgacgaccccctcagtcccaaacccaattatcccacactacccaagtaaccaccctgctgaagccgtaagcaccgcacgcacaaagcacacacacaccgacacgcaccaccccacacaaaccaccaaggccgaacaaaagcggagaGCGGTGCCACCCAATGAGAGTATAATGGAGGTGTGGAAGAGATGctttgtgtgcgtgagatccgtgtttggtgcaaaacatgtcactactacaagcaaagcgagctcccataagaacgcgtgtcaaatagtgacgtcactatttgtgtttacatttttctttgcttactaatacatagccatctcttcttcttcctcacctgtaatatactctcattgggtgccaccactgctgaatcacgactttttcagtataattcagcaatcgtagatccattcctcgaccctactcagccctaacggtccatagcaatgcctgtcaatatatgcgcctcacacatgcaacccctacaccctaacagtatggtcacttgggtatccctgggttttgacatgatggtcagggaacacagccatcaaaacgttccacactttatcagggcttacgacctgtagacatgatgatttctcaatagtttcaagctctttcggaccttccgctattggagaccatcatggctagcggtgttatttatcggataacataaattttaaaaacaaaacaatgaaagtttttgagcggctattgggcccaaaaaagctgtaggtaatttcatgtgttccaataaccgctcacgcaaaaaaacacgtcaaaatcgtaaaatctgccgattttagtacacagtgtgtttAACCCCTATTATGCACTCCTACGGAAAaggaaaaaataattgttggaattaggaccactttggtctcacacctaatgtaataaaatcatacttttatgaaaagttctacataagtcttgatttgtatctgattgtacttagattgaactaacataaaatggaaaaaaacattacaaattggctcaacagtcattcaacagatgatgtttttctgcgcaactggccttagatgagcggaatctggtaccctgatggtatctATATTATATGTTGATAAGCAACTACTACATATtgaataaatactaattaattcaCTATAATACAAATGTGTTGAACTAACATTAAAAGTTAAAAAACAcaataataaagaataaaaaaaaactataatacaAAATCAATAAAATTTGGCGATTACAATTAAGTTGATTAAAGATTGAAATTAAGGtcttttgaaaactttttgtttttattttatctgtTTTGTGGGTTTACTGTATTGTGGCAGCATATTATGAATATGGGGTAGCAAGCCACTTGAGCAGtcgccggtattttgggcacttttcgttataactcagtcaatttcaaaccaattgacttggaaTTTTTAACAAGGCTAGATACGTTCCAAAAATTAagttaattggttcaaaattgactgagttatagcagaaaagggcctaaaataggagccctgccgagatggtttcacttccctacgtgaaaaaaatatgtttttgcgaGGAACCTTTTTTTCTACGCTTCTGGGCGGCTACTGATAAACTGAGGGTACTTCCAGCTTAATACCGATCGTTTTCACGGAAAAGTGTTGTGAAGTATGTTGgcattttatcaaaaataaaaataaataaataaataaaataaaacaattaaAGTTGGGATTCACTACGAGATTCTGGTAGGATTAAGATAGGTCTATTAAGAGATGACGTGTTATTTTTGCAATCTTCACTATTTTTCTAACAATTGGCACCGCGATTTTGGGGATGTGATTTTGGTTTCCATCCTAGTGTTGCCTAAAAAACTATCATATTATGTACTGCAAGTGAGCAAACAAAATGATCTTAATTTCAACAATAACCGTTTTTTCAATGTCCGTCACGTCCGTCCATCACAAATCATTTGGGTCGTTTTACAGAAATGTGTAATACATTGTGTATGTGTTGATTTGTTAACCTGCGAGTTTTGAAATAGTGGTGGAATTTCACCAGAACCTGTAAATGATTTGGGAACATGAAAAATGAGTTCACCAAATCTAaaagaataaattaaaaaattcatCCTATTAAATCACCATGCAAACAAGGATAACATATACATAACATAATAACCTATAACTGAAAAACTAACTATAAAAAATCTACTAAATATCTAAACAGTATGAAACACTTCAACTATGACATAAACGGCTGGCATAACATATGAAGTCTTCACAACGTACTAAGCTACCATTGAAAAAGCTAAATAATGTTTCGAGAGAAATCATGCATGAAAGCATAAATCAGCACTAAACATATTCACAAAAGTCAAAACGGCAATCAAATCGCACAAACGATGCAGTTAAATGCAAATCAAATCTACAGAACACGCCTCTGGGGAGAGATACATTGACAGCGAGCAGACATCAGGGTAAATAGAGGAGCTGATGAACAAAGCAATAAAACAACCTGCCAACAACGGCACACACTGGGGCAGAATCAGACTTTGAACGTGGAATAAATCCGTTGAAAGTTGTGATTGTTGAAATCAATATATCTGCCTGTTTTTGTATTAAGCAGTGAAGTAGAAATACGACTActttaatatttttaaatttgcTGGATCCGATTGCGCTCAAGGCCATTTTTTAATAAGTGAAAATTTCGTTTTATTGCCAACAAAGTTTGGCAAAGCAACAAATTATTAATGGAAATCAATCCGTGTTATAAGCTAGTTAGAAAAATATTACTCAAATTTTATTCATGGCTGCTAAGCGTCTGGAATGAATCAATTTCATTGCATTTTCTGAAATATTATCCAAAGAATCATTTGTTGTTGAAGACACCGCATGTGAATGATGTCAACATCCAAACGAGTTACAAGTTAATTCGGTTTATTCCACCTCTTTCCGATCCTGCACCAGTGTGCAACAGTGCAGAGCAAATGCAATAACGCAAGTGGATTGGAAACACAAACAGCCACTCAACGACGACGACACCACTTACTCCATCGATTCTGATTCGAGCTGTGATGATGCGGTTGCTGGTGCTGTTGATTCTGCAGGTGTGGTTGTGGTGATGGTTGGTGCTGATGAGATCTTATTAAACTAGTTGATGACGGTTTACTTTGGCAATTGCCGCTCAAGCTGCCCATACTGCCGCCAAATATGGCCGGTGGATCGTGGGGTGGCCACTGATTGAACTGTTGCCACAGATTCCATTGGACGTTACCACTATAGCTGTTGTTGGTGGCGCTGTTGGCAGCGGAGGTAAAGTTAAGACTACTACTGCCACCAGTACCACTTGTTCCAGGCTGGTAGTTTTGAAAGTAGCTATAACCGTTCGTTCGTTGGACACCGGGTCCAGCACAGAACGGACCAGCTGCTCCTCCTACAGCCGGGTGGAAATCACCAAATGCCGTAAACTGATTGCCATTCAAGTTCGAGAGATCAGCAGTGCCACTCACGCCCCCACCATTGCCTATTAAGTTGTTGGCACTATTGTTATTATTCAGCAGACTGTAGTTGTTGGTGAATATGTCGTTATTTATGCTGTTGACACTGGTGGTACTGCTGCTGCTATTTGTCGTGCTGCTATCAATGCTATTGCTATTGCTGAAGAATGATCCACTACCACTCATGTTTCCTAATTGTTTGCAATGACGGTGTGTAGCGGTTGCATTATTTCCAATATGGTGAGCGTTTTGGAAGAAAATAAAGACAGAGATAAGCAAATGGTAATATGCAGTTTTGATCGTTGTATATTTTTGTCTTCGAAGTCGTTGGTTTGAATGGTTTTGTGTGATAAGAAATTTTGTTTCTTTGAGTTAAGCAACTTCGCATAGCAATTCAAGTTTTTCAAGACAGCTATCCTAGAAGCTTAAATTTTATGTATGTCCTCAATATTCCCAGCTATTATTGATGCATGTTTGATGTTTAATTTATACAGTATGATAGGTATACATAATAAAAGGATCTGTTATGATATGCATAATACAAGAGCAATAAGAACCTAAATCTCTTATCACATTTTTAAGcctaaccctcgagcgatcgcgctgttgtcttttctacaacacgttgaaaaaatttagctttttgtactcagcattagcgtggtgctgacggtgatcGACAACCGCGCGagctacggaaggttaaaatCCAAACAATAGATCACATATCTCTTTTTGGATAAGCTCGTTGATGTTGTGAGACGCACATTCTGTTTGTTAGTTTTTCATCTCTGTTCTGCCCCATTCACTGATCCCGACATCCTGAGATCCCCTATATCGCTTCCCTATGGAATGGCTAAGGTAGAACCCATGATggtactccaggagaaatcctacgTATGTGGACTCTCTGGAGGTATCCcagttggaactcctggagaaatcataggatgaatttatttagaaatctcTGGTCGAATTCctgtatgaacttgcaaaaatctcaggtggaacccctggataaatcttaggtagaatctctggaaaaatcccagataggaatcctgaatgaatcataggttaaactcctggcggaatcagAGGTCTAACTCTTGGAGAGTTCTGAGATAGAACTGCTGGAAGATACTAAAgtgaagctcctggagaaacttcactactagtgaaattcctgggaaGATTCAAAagtggaactcctcgagaaatcatAGAAAAAACTACTGTAGAATTTTAgctggaactcctacagaaatatcaaatggaactcttggagaaattccagatggaatcccctAAGGAGTTTTAAGTgttattcctggaaaatccgAGGTGAAGTTCCCGGCCGAATCataggtgaaattcctggaagagtctaaAAAAGAAGccccggataaattcctggtggaactcctagatgaatgtcatatagaaatcttagaggaatcttaggtagaactcctgaagaaatcccaagtgaaactcctggagaatcccatgtgaaatttctggagaaatcccacatGATAATTTTGAAGATATATCAGCTAGAACTCCTTAAAgacagacttattagaatcccaaaatggccgcaacaatggccgactttgatacctactcacgatttagaaagcacaaatctcttcataaacgaaACCAGCCCACCTGGacctaatcttttttttttagcttattacaagtgagcaagaacacaataataaaatgtactgttgtttgaagcttgcttcttgagatttgtgcgtctgaagttctgatgcactgttgaagcgggatttcaagacgtttgtccttaagaaatcgcaggagaaatctTAGCTGAAACTCACACAGGAAACTCAAgagaatctcttggagcaatcTCAGATTAAACAATTACATGGAACTcaaatggaactcttggaggaaaatcAGGTGGAAATCTTTGAGAAACACATGTGGTAcctacttctgaaggaatctcaggtggaCGTCTTGGAAGAATCTAAGACGAAACTATTAGCGAGATCTCAGGttgaactcctgatgaaatcacaggtagaaatcttgaagaaactccaggtgaaactcttggaagacggtttaaaatgagaaaaaaaaacttcattcctgttgaaattcctggaacaagatatttctaaaaaatcttagGTAGAACTACTAGATAATTCAagggtggaactcctggagaaattacaggcACAACTTCTGACGGAATCCCAGCTAGAGCCCTAGGAAGCGCAacacgattttttggagaaattccaggtggaacctatgaaggaattttcggtgcaattgctgaagaaatcccagttggaacttctggatgaatcataAAAGAAATGCTTGGAAGAGTCTCAgatagaaatcatggaggaatttcaggtgaaatttcttcaagaatcttaaGTGCACTCCAGTAGAACTCCTAAAATAAGCTGCTAGAGAAATCATaggcggaactcctggaagaatgccaaatTGTAAACCTGGAGAAAGCCCAGGTGCAAACTCAGCCAGGGTTAAAAATCGTTAACAGATCAGGCTAACGTATTCGTTTCGCTTACAACATAGACATCACACCAAAAGATTATTGTTTTACCTCCAGGAAAAAAATTAGAATCCATTtaaaatccggacgcagataatcacttatatatcagagatggaataacaaacataaaaggttaaGCCCTTAAAACAAAGATATTTTTTGTAGTTTCATAGAAAAAcataattaaaattatttaatttaatt
Protein-coding regions in this window:
- the LOC115266174 gene encoding mucin-2-like, with the translated sequence MADVARLFAQRNLVEEELRKLKRKICEDGVLQPSLARRMLYEKQLQCYYREYRRVCFELLSTLPPERHDELDKDASHFEEIYTDACVLVEKLFYSFPSTGNMHQNDRTSSSCFTATTAPRWRTPPIRSRSTSSTTEHPVPILAETETPRTSFPNKIKVSTIVADSLQHEKPSHDEDSTKNINPPTSQKYSRVGNEPTEFVNSKTEDSKTMTIPMPTELGPILMPFRPPPGFHPMSKRNPMPTGMPPVSQCPTGASPVPQPLQSTTGSQPSKSDTLPTWKQSRCVTGSCPVLQIPYVAESVPTSKLPTPMTGLHPVQEQYPCADEPNPKRPDVTGIPPKLKPFLLTAEASPVTTPALMSIGASPVKKPTTTSFDARSATKPTMMSAGSPPVNKTISPSAAASLVDISTPMAVGSHPMVKPTTMSVGTSPACSSAQRSAGTSPVVMPIPMSTGTSSVGSSDLKFTDANSVIKSALMAVSSLPMVKPTPMSAGGSPVGNSAQRSIGTSPVVTPIPMFTGTNPVGNSALRFTDARSVINYDQRSIGTSPVIKPTLRSAGALPVVNSAPMSVGPFPAVKPTLPPIEANPPPKSTGTSPVVKPTVISTGAKPEAKPFNDSAGLCPLAKPSPKPNDLRSVTQSNPTSSSTVAVNPPAPTMKINETNRTKKRTPPIAGTRPARNRVQSRTHQVQTPKTTEIRPATSCALMPSGIRPITRTSTRKQWIVVALKFGQPPLDPLPVNATGVFEQLHSDTRPRKPPDVPPKQIRPSEAIVERVSRTRPPKDLIKRLVSILPPILAGEYVRANAKW